A window of Chitinophaga sp. MM2321 contains these coding sequences:
- a CDS encoding GyrI-like domain-containing protein, with amino-acid sequence MKVLKTLAWIIGILLFILLVLIFVAPTQMHVERSVEINAPAAIVWNDIVKFERFNEWSTWKKMDSSARYTITGDDGTVGAKDSWKGTKIGEGFLQHLSLEPYKRVQQKLTFLTPFKSESDVFFNLSEAAGKTKVTWGFDAHYDRPQNVMSFFMKSSLEKDFEQGLNNLKSMSEADKDGPGTPNGIDVTVKEMDFPATTYAAVRKTIPMRNIAAFYQTNLGAVFKAATAANLSPGVPCGLFFTWDEKKQQTDMAAAIPVPEGSTLGNGFEIIKLPAARAAYVDYYGPYDKTANAHVALQQFIANKGKKIIPPMIEMYVTDPGIEKDSSKWLTKVIYFMQ; translated from the coding sequence ATGAAAGTATTAAAAACACTCGCCTGGATTATAGGTATTCTCTTGTTCATTTTGCTGGTACTCATTTTTGTTGCTCCTACCCAAATGCATGTGGAACGCTCGGTGGAAATTAATGCACCCGCGGCCATTGTGTGGAATGATATTGTGAAATTTGAACGGTTCAACGAATGGAGTACCTGGAAAAAAATGGATTCCTCTGCCAGGTATACCATCACGGGCGATGACGGCACCGTAGGCGCCAAAGATTCCTGGAAAGGAACCAAGATAGGAGAAGGGTTCCTGCAACATCTTTCCCTTGAACCCTATAAAAGGGTCCAGCAGAAACTCACTTTCCTGACTCCCTTTAAATCCGAGTCCGACGTCTTTTTTAATTTATCCGAAGCTGCCGGTAAAACAAAAGTTACCTGGGGATTTGATGCACATTATGACCGGCCACAGAATGTGATGTCGTTTTTCATGAAAAGCTCCCTGGAAAAGGATTTCGAACAGGGGCTCAATAACCTGAAAAGCATGTCCGAAGCAGATAAGGACGGTCCAGGTACCCCCAATGGTATTGATGTAACGGTAAAGGAAATGGATTTTCCGGCTACAACGTATGCGGCTGTACGAAAAACAATTCCCATGAGAAACATAGCCGCCTTTTACCAGACCAACCTGGGAGCTGTATTTAAAGCTGCTACGGCCGCCAATCTTAGCCCGGGCGTACCTTGCGGTTTATTCTTTACCTGGGATGAGAAGAAGCAACAGACAGACATGGCAGCAGCCATTCCTGTTCCCGAAGGCAGTACCCTGGGAAACGGATTTGAAATAATAAAACTACCTGCCGCCCGCGCTGCTTATGTAGATTATTATGGGCCTTATGATAAAACCGCTAATGCGCATGTGGCACTACAGCAATTTATTGCAAACAAGGGGAAGAAAATAATACCGCCCATGATAGAGATGTATGTGA
- the msrB gene encoding peptide-methionine (R)-S-oxide reductase MsrB, with amino-acid sequence MEEEGKKKGEIYSHSDTGKVNKTDEEWRKILPADVYNIAREKGTEWAFTGKYWNSKEKGMYYCAACGNPLFVSDAKFESSCGWPSFFEPVTKGSVIYAPDNAHGMHRTEVLCGRCKAHLGHVFDDGPPPTGLRYCINSVILDFEQAKEADQNFKGKEKGKE; translated from the coding sequence ATGGAAGAAGAAGGAAAAAAGAAGGGAGAAATTTACTCCCACTCGGATACCGGCAAAGTAAATAAAACGGATGAAGAGTGGCGGAAGATTTTACCGGCAGACGTTTACAACATTGCGCGTGAGAAGGGTACAGAATGGGCATTTACGGGAAAATACTGGAACAGCAAGGAAAAGGGGATGTACTATTGCGCCGCTTGCGGAAATCCTCTTTTTGTGTCTGATGCTAAATTTGAAAGCAGCTGCGGCTGGCCGAGCTTTTTTGAGCCGGTTACCAAAGGCAGTGTTATTTATGCACCGGACAATGCACATGGGATGCATCGTACAGAAGTACTTTGCGGCCGCTGTAAAGCTCACCTGGGCCATGTATTTGATGACGGGCCGCCGCCAACCGGTTTGCGCTACTGTATTAACTCCGTAATCCTGGATTTTGAACAGGCAAAGGAAGCTGATCAGAATTTTAAGGGAAAAGAGAAAGGAAAAGAATAA
- the mutL gene encoding DNA mismatch repair endonuclease MutL produces MADIINLLPDNIANQIAAGEVIQRPASAVKELLENAVDAGATEIQLIIKDAGKELVQVIDNGGGMSETDARMCFERHATSKIQSIEDLFQIRTMGFRGEALASIAAVSQVELKTRKKGTDLGSYIEIDNSLVKKQEPCQTAEGTSIAMKNLFFNVPARRNFLKSNAAEMRHIVDEFIRVSMAYPQLQFSLVSNNQQLFHLDKGSLKQRIIAILGQHYNARLVSVKESTDYMNVYGFVGKPETAKKTRGDQFFFVNNRYIKSPYLHHAVMNAFADIIPADSFPLYVLFIDVNPEHIDINVHPTKQEIKFDDEKVMYAFVQATIKHALAQFSVTATLDFDLDPNIQALDAVSKPFTAQQQEEYTHSPLYKSFTQANQAHMIDKSSNSSNLRHWKDLYENKSSGQYTSDAYTTEPETRPAVTYESQPHATASVIDERWQDTATDQKVPVQVHQQYILSQIKSGFILIDQQAAHERILYERYMRALQETPMATQQSLFPQTLQLPPADAILISEMLPELQALGYELEPFGNHTFVVRGTPADIQTGNDQATIEGLLEQFKHFCELKVNRRETLIRSMARNSAVPAGKILSAREMQNMIDELFACSMPNVAPGGKFTFISFKLTDLARMFERSNQD; encoded by the coding sequence GTGGCGGATATCATCAATTTATTACCAGACAATATAGCGAACCAGATAGCTGCAGGAGAAGTGATACAAAGACCGGCATCGGCGGTAAAAGAATTACTGGAAAATGCAGTGGATGCGGGTGCAACAGAGATTCAGCTGATCATAAAAGATGCAGGCAAAGAGTTAGTGCAGGTAATTGATAACGGCGGTGGTATGAGTGAAACAGATGCCCGTATGTGCTTTGAGCGTCATGCAACTTCCAAAATACAATCTATAGAAGACCTCTTCCAGATCCGGACCATGGGATTCCGGGGGGAAGCCCTGGCATCTATTGCCGCCGTTTCACAGGTAGAACTCAAAACCCGTAAAAAAGGAACAGATCTCGGCTCCTATATAGAGATAGACAACAGCCTGGTGAAGAAACAGGAACCCTGCCAGACAGCAGAAGGTACCAGCATCGCCATGAAAAACCTGTTCTTCAACGTACCCGCCCGCAGAAACTTCCTCAAAAGCAATGCGGCAGAAATGCGGCATATTGTGGATGAATTTATCCGGGTGTCCATGGCTTATCCCCAACTCCAGTTTTCCCTGGTCAGCAACAACCAGCAACTTTTCCACCTGGATAAAGGATCACTCAAACAACGCATCATCGCTATTCTCGGACAACATTACAATGCCCGCCTCGTAAGTGTAAAGGAAAGCACCGACTACATGAACGTATACGGCTTTGTAGGCAAACCGGAAACCGCTAAAAAAACACGCGGCGACCAGTTCTTCTTCGTGAATAACCGTTATATCAAAAGCCCGTACCTGCACCACGCAGTGATGAACGCTTTTGCTGATATTATCCCGGCAGACAGCTTCCCGCTGTATGTATTGTTTATTGATGTAAACCCGGAACACATAGACATCAACGTACATCCTACGAAACAGGAAATCAAATTTGATGACGAAAAAGTGATGTATGCCTTTGTACAGGCAACCATCAAACACGCCCTGGCCCAGTTCAGCGTAACTGCTACCCTGGATTTTGACCTGGACCCCAACATCCAGGCACTGGACGCTGTGAGCAAACCATTCACCGCACAGCAACAGGAGGAATACACCCATTCTCCCTTATACAAATCATTTACACAGGCCAACCAGGCCCACATGATTGATAAGAGCAGCAATAGCAGTAACCTCCGCCACTGGAAAGATCTCTACGAAAACAAAAGCAGCGGCCAGTATACCTCCGACGCCTATACTACGGAACCGGAAACCCGCCCTGCTGTTACGTATGAAAGTCAGCCGCATGCCACCGCCTCTGTTATCGATGAACGCTGGCAAGACACTGCTACTGACCAGAAAGTACCCGTACAGGTACACCAGCAATACATCCTGTCACAGATAAAATCAGGTTTCATATTAATAGATCAACAGGCCGCCCATGAAAGGATTCTGTACGAACGCTACATGCGCGCCCTGCAGGAAACACCCATGGCCACACAACAAAGCCTGTTTCCACAAACGCTGCAACTGCCCCCCGCAGATGCCATCCTCATCAGCGAAATGCTACCGGAACTACAGGCGCTGGGCTATGAACTGGAACCTTTCGGAAATCACACTTTCGTAGTACGTGGTACACCCGCCGACATACAAACCGGCAACGACCAGGCTACCATAGAAGGACTGCTGGAACAATTCAAGCACTTCTGTGAACTGAAAGTCAACAGACGCGAAACGCTGATCCGCTCTATGGCACGCAATAGCGCCGTTCCTGCCGGAAAAATATTATCTGCCCGTGAAATGCAGAATATGATCGATGAACTCTTTGCCTGCAGCATGCCCAACGTAGCACCAGGCGGGAAATTCACCTTCATCTCCTTCAAACTCACCGATCTCGCGCGGATGTTCGAACGCAGTAACCAGGATTAA
- a CDS encoding gluconokinase: MNDRTTYIIGVDIGTSSAKTIGLGIGGEVLASFQQAYSTDHPQPGYSEQDPAVLLLAVMNGIREVVRKTGFAPAAISFSSAMHSIVALDAKGTPLTPLIIWADNRSEAQAMALRDTPAGKAIYRQTGTPVHAMSPLCKIIWLREQQPALFARTAMFPGIKEYIIHHFLGRYLTDHSIASATGLFDISTLQWSAEALAVAGIHAAQLPQPVPATEVVTGLKPAIAADLGIPVSTPFVMGGSDGCLAQLGSQAMDPGHATLTIGTSGAVRMAGSQPLIDAQGRLFTYLLTDDVYITGGATNNGGVVLQWLVQDFLQQPLTALQELVDAALRVDPGKLLCLPYLLGERSPIWNSHATAAFIGIQPQHTPAHFTRAVLEAICYALLSIKKALEETAGPVHKISVSGGFTHSPGWIQLMADIFGQRMHLQQQSDASAIGAIILAAQTLGMPPIAGLTDAPEKVFEPDMEKHTSYITSYQRFIWLYERLKED, from the coding sequence ATGAACGATCGCACAACTTATATTATTGGCGTAGATATCGGCACGAGCAGTGCTAAAACGATTGGGCTGGGGATCGGCGGAGAGGTGCTGGCCAGCTTTCAGCAAGCATATTCAACGGATCACCCACAACCGGGGTACAGCGAACAGGATCCGGCCGTTTTATTGTTGGCAGTGATGAACGGTATCCGGGAAGTGGTGCGGAAGACCGGTTTCGCCCCCGCAGCGATCTCTTTTAGTAGTGCCATGCATAGTATTGTGGCGCTGGACGCGAAAGGAACACCACTCACACCGCTGATCATCTGGGCAGATAATCGCAGCGAAGCGCAGGCGATGGCACTGCGGGACACACCGGCAGGAAAGGCCATTTACAGGCAGACAGGAACACCCGTGCATGCCATGTCGCCGCTGTGTAAGATCATATGGCTGCGGGAGCAGCAGCCTGCCTTGTTTGCCCGTACAGCCATGTTTCCAGGCATCAAGGAATACATCATCCACCATTTTTTGGGCCGTTATCTCACCGACCATTCTATTGCGTCGGCCACCGGTCTGTTTGATATCAGTACACTGCAATGGAGTGCGGAGGCGCTGGCAGTTGCCGGCATTCATGCTGCGCAGCTGCCACAACCCGTACCGGCTACCGAAGTGGTGACCGGCCTGAAACCAGCCATCGCTGCGGATCTGGGCATTCCTGTATCTACTCCTTTTGTGATGGGTGGCAGCGATGGTTGCCTCGCACAACTGGGCAGTCAGGCCATGGATCCGGGACATGCTACACTGACTATCGGTACCAGCGGCGCAGTGCGCATGGCGGGCAGCCAGCCACTCATTGATGCACAGGGGCGTCTTTTCACCTACCTGCTGACGGACGATGTGTACATCACCGGCGGCGCTACCAATAATGGCGGCGTTGTGCTACAATGGCTGGTACAGGACTTCCTGCAACAACCGCTTACCGCCCTGCAGGAACTGGTAGATGCCGCCCTGCGCGTGGATCCGGGTAAACTATTATGCCTACCTTACCTGCTCGGGGAAAGGTCGCCCATATGGAACAGCCATGCCACAGCGGCTTTCATTGGAATACAGCCGCAGCATACGCCGGCTCACTTTACCCGTGCCGTGCTGGAAGCTATTTGTTATGCGTTGCTGAGTATTAAAAAAGCGTTGGAGGAAACAGCCGGTCCGGTACATAAGATCTCCGTCAGTGGTGGGTTTACCCACTCCCCGGGATGGATACAGCTGATGGCAGACATCTTCGGGCAGCGCATGCATTTGCAGCAACAAAGCGATGCTTCTGCTATAGGCGCCATCATATTAGCCGCACAAACCCTGGGAATGCCTCCCATCGCTGGTTTGACAGACGCACCGGAAAAAGTTTTTGAACCGGATATGGAGAAACATACCAGCTATATAACAAGCTACCAAAGATTTATATGGCTCTATGAGCGACTGAAAGAGGATTAA
- a CDS encoding GMC family oxidoreductase: MAFEIKKQAKLYDVCIVGSGAGGGMAAKILSEAGLKVALLEAGPKYDPADPEQATQLKWPYESPRRGASTTRPFGDFDAAYGGWEIKGEPYTRKDGTQFDWFRSRMLGGRTNHWGRISLRFGERDFKHKSYDGLGDDWPISYEDVKPYYDRVDKLIGVFGSKENLPNEPDGYFLPPPKPRLHELMVKKAGDNLGIPVIPARLSILTRSVNKDRSPCFYCSQCSRGCTVYGDFSSSSVLVKPAMKSGHVDLYTNAMAREVLTDNSGKATGIAYVDKTDMQEYSVNAKVIVLAASACESARLLLNSKSAKHPNGLANSSGVVGKYLHDSTGAGRSGFLPQLMDRKRYNEDGVGGMHMYIPWWEDNKKLDFARGYHIEFGGGMHMPSYGYGFSMERMNGKYPGRDGKPKDAGGYGASLKDDYRRFYGANIGFAGRGECIAREDNYCEIDPNVVDKFGIPVLRFHYTWSDHEIKQAKHMQDTFEKLIHELGGIPNGTKPGADSKYGLENPGRIIHEVGTTRMGNDPRTSVLNKFNQAHDVKNLFVVDGGAFVSQADKNPTWTILALSMRASEYIIDELKKQNI, from the coding sequence ATGGCTTTTGAAATTAAAAAACAGGCTAAGCTTTATGATGTTTGTATTGTTGGATCCGGTGCCGGTGGCGGTATGGCGGCCAAAATATTATCAGAAGCCGGTCTAAAGGTGGCGCTCCTGGAAGCGGGGCCCAAGTATGACCCGGCAGATCCGGAACAGGCGACTCAATTGAAGTGGCCTTATGAATCACCCAGAAGAGGTGCCAGCACGACACGTCCTTTCGGCGATTTCGATGCGGCATACGGCGGCTGGGAAATTAAAGGTGAACCATACACGAGAAAAGATGGTACGCAGTTCGATTGGTTCCGCTCCCGCATGCTGGGAGGCCGTACCAACCACTGGGGACGCATCTCTCTTCGTTTTGGGGAACGTGATTTTAAACATAAGAGTTATGATGGTTTGGGCGACGACTGGCCAATCAGCTATGAAGATGTAAAGCCTTATTACGACCGGGTGGATAAACTGATCGGCGTATTTGGCTCAAAAGAAAACCTGCCCAATGAACCGGACGGTTACTTTCTTCCCCCTCCCAAACCAAGGCTGCATGAGCTGATGGTGAAAAAAGCCGGCGACAACCTGGGCATCCCTGTGATCCCGGCCCGCTTGTCTATACTCACCCGCTCTGTAAACAAAGACCGCAGCCCCTGCTTTTATTGCAGTCAGTGTAGCCGCGGATGTACCGTATATGGTGACTTCTCCTCTTCTTCCGTACTGGTAAAACCAGCGATGAAAAGCGGACATGTAGATCTGTACACCAATGCGATGGCACGGGAAGTGCTCACAGACAACAGCGGAAAAGCTACAGGCATCGCCTATGTGGACAAAACCGATATGCAGGAATATTCCGTCAATGCAAAAGTAATTGTACTGGCGGCCAGTGCCTGCGAATCAGCGCGACTGCTGCTCAATTCAAAATCTGCCAAACATCCGAACGGCCTGGCCAACTCAAGTGGTGTGGTGGGTAAATACCTGCACGATTCTACCGGCGCCGGCAGAAGTGGATTTTTACCACAGCTGATGGACCGTAAACGTTATAATGAAGATGGCGTAGGCGGTATGCACATGTACATCCCGTGGTGGGAAGACAATAAAAAACTTGACTTCGCCCGTGGCTATCATATTGAATTTGGTGGTGGTATGCACATGCCATCTTATGGTTATGGTTTCAGTATGGAACGCATGAACGGTAAATATCCCGGTCGTGATGGCAAGCCAAAAGATGCCGGTGGTTACGGTGCATCCCTGAAAGATGATTACCGCCGTTTCTATGGCGCTAACATTGGCTTTGCCGGCAGAGGAGAATGTATTGCACGGGAAGATAACTATTGCGAAATAGATCCGAACGTAGTTGATAAATTCGGTATCCCGGTATTGCGTTTTCATTACACCTGGAGCGATCACGAGATCAAACAGGCAAAACATATGCAGGATACCTTTGAAAAGCTCATTCATGAACTGGGCGGTATTCCAAACGGAACTAAACCGGGTGCTGACAGCAAATATGGTCTGGAAAATCCCGGCCGTATTATTCACGAAGTAGGTACCACCCGCATGGGTAATGATCCGAGAACGTCTGTATTGAATAAGTTCAACCAGGCGCATGATGTAAAGAACCTGTTCGTTGTAGATGGTGGCGCTTTTGTGTCTCAGGCAGATAAAAACCCTACCTGGACCATCCTCGCGTTGTCTATGCGTGCTTCTGAATACATCATTGATGAATTGAAGAAGCAAAATATCTGA
- a CDS encoding gluconate 2-dehydrogenase subunit 3 family protein has translation MDRRESLKALALGTLSVGTILSATSCEDKKTTGDKKAGAAGNEPGYGRTADEAQRDKGLMEEKFFSPEEMKTITILADIIIPADEHSGSATDAKVPDFIEFIVKDMPEHQLPMRGGLRWLDLQCAKRYDKSFSDCSEQQRIEMVDLIAYPEKAAPENSQGVAFFNRMRNLTATGFFTSKIGIKDLDYKGNTPNEWDGVPADVLQQYGYAYDEKTLATCLKIEDRNKIMTWD, from the coding sequence ATGGATAGAAGAGAATCCCTCAAAGCTCTTGCGCTGGGAACTTTATCTGTAGGTACTATACTATCTGCCACCAGTTGTGAAGACAAAAAAACAACGGGCGATAAAAAAGCAGGTGCTGCCGGAAACGAGCCAGGATATGGCCGTACAGCAGATGAGGCCCAAAGAGATAAGGGCCTGATGGAAGAAAAATTCTTCTCACCGGAAGAAATGAAAACCATTACTATCCTCGCTGATATTATCATCCCGGCAGATGAGCATTCGGGTAGTGCCACTGATGCCAAAGTGCCTGACTTCATAGAATTTATTGTGAAGGATATGCCGGAGCATCAATTGCCTATGCGCGGCGGCCTCCGCTGGCTGGACCTGCAATGCGCCAAACGGTATGACAAATCCTTTTCGGATTGCAGCGAGCAGCAACGCATTGAAATGGTAGACCTGATTGCTTATCCTGAAAAAGCAGCGCCTGAAAATTCACAGGGTGTCGCTTTCTTCAACCGCATGCGTAATCTTACCGCTACCGGTTTCTTCACCAGCAAAATCGGCATCAAGGACCTGGACTACAAAGGCAATACGCCCAACGAGTGGGACGGCGTTCCTGCTGATGTATTACAGCAATACGGCTATGCCTATGATGAAAAAACGCTGGCTACCTGTCTGAAAATTGAGGACAGGAATAAGATTATGACCTGGGATTAA
- a CDS encoding Gfo/Idh/MocA family oxidoreductase has product MVPEKKNEGSEVSRRSFLRNGALAAAGFMIVPRHVLGRGFVAPSDRLRVAGIGVGGKGFGDISEFAKGPADINFLCDVDARRAAEAVKKFPKAKFYTDFREMFDKEHKNFDAVSVSTPDHTHAVAAMGAMQLNKHVYVQKPLTHDIYEARMLTQGAKKHKVVSQMGNQGASGDGVRQLMEWYNAGMVGDVHTVYCWTDRPVWPQGIPWPAAKQDIPKELNWDLWLGTAPKKDYVDNLVPFNWRGWWDYGTGAIGDMGCHIIEPPFRVLGLGYPTSVECSVGSVYVGEFTRGYFPESCPPSSHVIMKFAGKNGKEVTLHWMDGGIQPERPDELGPNEVMGDGGNGALFIGDKGKMMCGTYGIDPKLLPTSRTAEANVPKTIARVPEGHYQQWVNAAIAGYSSSKAKALSSPFEIAGPLTETILMANLAIRSFDIRKAKATGKGYDYPGRYVKLLWDGANMKITNFDDANQFVKRTYRDGWSLGV; this is encoded by the coding sequence ATGGTTCCAGAAAAAAAGAATGAGGGAAGTGAAGTGTCCCGCAGATCATTCCTGAGGAACGGCGCGCTTGCAGCAGCCGGTTTCATGATAGTTCCACGTCATGTATTAGGCAGGGGTTTTGTTGCACCAAGTGACCGTCTGCGCGTAGCAGGTATTGGTGTTGGTGGCAAAGGTTTCGGCGATATTTCCGAGTTCGCCAAAGGCCCGGCAGATATCAACTTCCTTTGTGATGTTGATGCACGTCGTGCAGCCGAAGCCGTTAAGAAGTTTCCGAAAGCAAAATTCTACACCGATTTCCGGGAAATGTTTGACAAAGAACATAAAAACTTCGATGCCGTTTCCGTATCCACACCTGATCATACACACGCCGTAGCCGCCATGGGCGCTATGCAGCTCAACAAACACGTGTATGTACAGAAACCTTTAACACACGACATCTACGAAGCACGTATGCTTACGCAAGGTGCCAAGAAACATAAAGTAGTTAGCCAGATGGGAAACCAGGGCGCTTCCGGAGATGGCGTACGCCAGTTAATGGAATGGTACAATGCCGGCATGGTGGGTGATGTACATACCGTTTACTGCTGGACAGACCGTCCGGTATGGCCACAGGGTATTCCCTGGCCCGCAGCCAAACAGGATATTCCCAAAGAACTCAACTGGGATCTGTGGCTGGGAACCGCTCCTAAAAAAGATTACGTAGATAACCTCGTACCATTCAACTGGCGCGGCTGGTGGGATTACGGTACCGGTGCTATCGGGGATATGGGTTGTCATATTATTGAACCTCCTTTCCGTGTACTCGGTCTTGGCTATCCTACTTCCGTAGAATGTAGCGTAGGTAGTGTATATGTAGGCGAATTTACCCGCGGATATTTCCCTGAAAGCTGTCCTCCTTCCTCACATGTGATCATGAAATTTGCCGGCAAAAACGGCAAAGAAGTAACGCTTCACTGGATGGATGGTGGTATTCAGCCAGAACGTCCTGATGAACTGGGTCCTAACGAAGTAATGGGCGATGGCGGTAACGGCGCGCTCTTTATCGGTGATAAAGGTAAAATGATGTGTGGTACATATGGTATAGATCCTAAACTGTTGCCAACATCACGCACTGCAGAAGCTAATGTACCCAAAACGATTGCGCGTGTACCGGAAGGTCACTACCAACAGTGGGTAAATGCAGCTATTGCCGGTTACAGCAGCAGCAAAGCAAAAGCACTCAGCTCTCCTTTCGAAATTGCAGGTCCGCTTACGGAAACAATCCTGATGGCCAACCTGGCTATCCGCAGTTTTGATATCCGCAAAGCAAAAGCAACAGGCAAAGGATACGACTACCCAGGCCGTTATGTTAAACTGCTGTGGGACGGCGCCAATATGAAAATCACCAACTTTGACGATGCGAACCAGTTTGTGAAACGCACCTACAGAGACGGATGGTCACTCGGCGTATAA
- a CDS encoding RagB/SusD family nutrient uptake outer membrane protein: MKKMNIIKYLAGIMLMYSITACNKDYLEKKPLTEYQESEVWQDVGLVQAFVNDLYVQMRPGFEEVMLSSMTDESRFIHDYNTSRVVQGNVSPDDIGKLVEFSRWDEHYKTIRNCNMFLEKIDAVPFTDEAQRIRMKGEVHFMRAWYYHMLVKYYGGVPLITKTFNIKGDETEILNVKRATFDECVKFIVAECDSAAKVLPLVYEGAGDKGRATKGAAMALKSRILMYAASDLFNKEVKSPLMGYTSGDQTARFRLAKDAAKAVMDLHLYDLYHPTDSAAENYSRIFLDKDNPELIFIKLYDKALLGTSHDLYNGPNGYHNWGGNVPIENFVTGYQMKDGTDFSWANPAEAKAPYVGRDPRFYATILYDGAKWKPRPKDGAEVDPVGVIQTGKYESKNGTDSVWGLDTRNSVIENWNGTFSGYYLRKFMDKNLDAQFFRGSQPWIFFRYAEILLNYAEASIWLGEDGDGRTELNKIRTRAGMPATTASGEALKAVLKYERRYELAFEEHRFFDARRWVTDALTAFNESAKGIEVLGSQIANHPFVYRVISIQDRAFKEKDFLLPIPAAEIRKNANLEQQVPYK, encoded by the coding sequence ATGAAGAAAATGAATATCATAAAATATTTAGCAGGTATAATGTTGATGTATTCCATCACGGCCTGCAACAAGGATTATCTTGAAAAGAAGCCACTGACTGAATACCAGGAGTCTGAAGTATGGCAGGATGTGGGTCTTGTACAGGCATTTGTAAATGACTTGTATGTGCAGATGCGGCCGGGATTTGAAGAAGTGATGCTATCCTCTATGACAGATGAAAGCCGCTTCATTCATGATTACAATACCTCCCGTGTGGTACAGGGAAATGTATCGCCGGATGATATCGGCAAGCTGGTAGAGTTCAGCCGCTGGGATGAGCACTACAAAACCATTCGCAATTGTAACATGTTCCTGGAGAAAATAGATGCAGTACCGTTTACCGATGAAGCGCAACGTATACGGATGAAAGGAGAAGTACATTTTATGCGGGCGTGGTATTATCATATGCTGGTAAAGTATTACGGAGGAGTGCCGCTGATCACCAAAACATTTAATATTAAAGGTGATGAAACGGAGATACTGAATGTCAAACGGGCTACGTTTGATGAATGCGTTAAATTTATTGTGGCGGAATGTGATAGTGCTGCCAAGGTGCTGCCACTGGTTTATGAAGGCGCCGGAGATAAAGGAAGGGCAACCAAAGGAGCGGCCATGGCGCTTAAATCCAGAATCTTAATGTATGCTGCCAGCGACTTGTTTAACAAAGAAGTAAAAAGCCCTTTAATGGGTTATACCTCCGGAGATCAGACGGCCCGTTTCCGCCTGGCGAAGGATGCCGCCAAAGCAGTAATGGACTTGCACCTGTATGATTTGTATCATCCTACAGATTCTGCCGCTGAAAACTACAGCCGTATTTTTCTTGATAAGGATAATCCGGAGCTTATCTTCATAAAGCTGTATGATAAGGCGCTCCTGGGCACCTCTCATGACCTGTACAATGGCCCCAATGGGTATCATAACTGGGGCGGCAATGTACCGATCGAAAACTTTGTGACCGGCTACCAGATGAAAGACGGTACCGATTTTTCCTGGGCCAATCCTGCGGAGGCAAAGGCGCCTTATGTAGGCCGTGATCCGCGGTTTTATGCCACCATACTGTATGATGGCGCCAAGTGGAAACCACGTCCGAAAGATGGCGCTGAAGTAGATCCGGTAGGTGTTATACAAACCGGGAAGTATGAATCCAAAAATGGTACAGACAGTGTATGGGGACTTGACACCCGCAACAGTGTTATTGAAAACTGGAATGGTACTTTCTCCGGTTATTATTTGCGTAAGTTCATGGACAAAAACCTGGATGCACAGTTTTTCCGCGGCAGTCAGCCCTGGATCTTTTTCCGCTACGCAGAAATTTTACTGAACTATGCGGAAGCCAGTATATGGTTGGGTGAAGATGGCGATGGCAGGACAGAATTGAACAAGATACGGACGAGGGCAGGGATGCCCGCCACTACTGCATCGGGCGAAGCTCTTAAAGCAGTATTGAAATATGAAAGACGCTATGAACTGGCATTTGAAGAACACCGTTTCTTTGATGCACGCAGATGGGTAACAGACGCCTTAACTGCTTTCAATGAAAGCGCCAAAGGTATTGAAGTACTGGGATCACAGATTGCCAATCATCCGTTCGTATACAGGGTAATAAGCATCCAGGACCGCGCATTTAAAGAGAAAGATTTTCTACTGCCTATTCCGGCCGCTGAAATCAGGAAAAATGCGAACCTTGAACAACAGGTACCGTATAAATAA